A DNA window from Setaria viridis chromosome 2, Setaria_viridis_v4.0, whole genome shotgun sequence contains the following coding sequences:
- the LOC117844967 gene encoding uncharacterized protein produces MRRLTSPASRLLGSSARNAPNALSADAPRVLDEMPPPPPTSPARPRRSPFAHARQVLGGTRARGFRTTSRRPADDHAGTRPPQFTVVPGDAALADGLGAVAEVGVLEAAERVCRVVSTQPEPRVASALDALGVAVSPELVAEVLKNLSNAGVLALAFFRWAERQEGFRYTADSFHNLIEALGKIKQFRLVWSLVETMRCRCLLSKDTFKLIVRRYARARKVKEAVETFEKMGSFGLKTELSDYNWLIDALSKSKQVKKGHAIYKEMKRKAKFVPDLKTYTVLMEGWGHEKDLLMVRTVYQEMLDAGIRPDVVAYGMLISAFCKSGKCDEAIKVFHEMEVSACMPSPHVYCMLINGLGSEERLDEALKYFQLYKESGFPMEVPTCNAVVGAYCRASKFQHAFKMVDEMRKCKIGPNSRTYDIILHHLIKSQKFEEAYDVFQKMGMDGCEPQLNTYTMMVGMFCSNERVDMALKVWKQMKEKGVLPCMHMFSALINGLCFENRLEEACAYFQEMLDKGIRPPGQLFSNLKEALVEGGRISLAQEMALKLDALRKTPLRG; encoded by the coding sequence ATGCGCCGCCTCACCAGCCCAGCGTCCCGCCTCTTGGGCAGCTCTGCGAGGAACGCTCCCAATGCGCTCTCCGCGGACGCCCCACGGGTGCTCGACGAgatgccgcctccgcctcccacgTCACCAGCACGGCCACGCCGCTCGCCGTTTGCCCATGCCCGCCAGGTGCTCGGCGGAACGCGCGCCCGGGGGTTCCGCACAACGTCTCGGCGTCCTGCGGATGACCACGCTGGCACGAGACCGCCGCAGTTCACGGTGGTGCCGGGGGACGCTGCATTGGCGGATGGCCTGGGCGCGGTTGCGGAGGTGGGCGTGTTGGAGGCTGCCGAGAGGGTGTGCCGCGTCGTGTCCACGCAGCCCGAACCGAGGGTTGCGTCAGCGCTTGATGCGCTCGGGGTGGCCGTGTCGCCGGAGCTTGTGGCCGAGGTGCTCAAGAACCTGAGCAATGCCGGCGTGCTAGCACTCGCCTTCTTCAGGTGGGCGGAGAGGCAGGAGGGCTTTAGGTACACGGCCGACAGCTTCCACAACCTGATAGAGGCGCTTGGCAAGATCAAGCAGTTCAGGCTTGTGTGGAGCTTGGTGGAGACCATGCGGTGCAGGTGCTTGCTCTCCAAGGACACGTTCAAGCTTATCGTCCGGAGGTATGCCCGGGCGAGGAAGGTCAAGGAGGCTGTGGAGACGTTTGAGAAGATGGGCAGTTTTGGGCTCAAAACTGAGTTATCGGATTACAACTGGCTGATCGATGCATTAAGCAAATCCAAACAAGTGAAGAAGGGACATGCCATCTATaaggagatgaagaggaaggccaaGTTCGTCCCTGATTTGAAGACCTACACTGTCCTAATGGAAGGCTGGGGCCATGAGAAAGATCTGTTGATGGTCAGAACAGTGTACCAAGAAATGCTGGATGCAGGCATCAGGCCTGATGTTGTGGCGTATGGGATGCTGATCAGTGCCTTTTGCAAGTCTGGAAAATGTGATGAAGCCATCAAGGTGTTCCACGAGATGGAAGTAAGTGCTTGTATGCCAAGCCCTCATGTGTACTGCATGCTTATTAATGGGCTCGGCTCGGAGGAGAGGCTGGATGAAGCTTTGAAGTACTTTCAGCTTTACAAGGAAAGTGGGTTCCCCATGGAGGTGCCTACATGCAATGCGGTTGTTGGAGCTTACTGCAGAGCCTCAAAGTTTCAGCATGCTTTCAAGATGGTTGATGAGATGAGGAAGTGTAAAATTGGCCCAAATTCCCGGACTTATGATATAATTCTTCATCATCTGATAAAATCGCAGAAGTTCGAAGAGGCCTATGATGTGTTCCAGAAAATGGGGATGGACGGTTGTGAGCCTCAGCTCAACACGTATACAAtgatggttggcatgttctgCAGTAATGAAAGAGTTGATATGGCATTAAAGGTGTGGAAGCAAATGAAGGAGAAAGGTGTTCTCCCATGTATGCATATGTTTTCGGCATTGATCAATGGGTTATGCTTTGAGAACAGGCTCGAAGAAGCTTGTGCATATTTCCAGGAGATGTTGGATAAAGGAATAAGGCCACCTGGTCAACTTTTCAGTAATCTGAAGGAAGCTCTTGTTGAAGGAGGAAGAATTAGTTTGGCACAAGAGATGGCTTTGAAGTTGGATGCGTTAAGGAAAACCCCTTTGCGTGGTTGA